The DNA window ATTTTTTTCATAACCGGTTTTTGTATTCTGATTAGACTATACGAATATATAAAAAAAGCGGAGCCTGAAAAAATCAGGCTCCGCTAATGGTTATGTATCTTATTTACCCAGATAAGATTTAAGGATCTTGCTTCTGGTGTTGTGCTTCAATCTTTTGATTGCTTTTTCTTTGATCTGTCTTACACGTTCCCTCGTAAGATCAAACGTTTCCCCGATTTCTTCCAACGTCATCGGATGCTTTCCGTTAAGACCGAAATACAGTCTTACCAGATCCGCTTCTCTTGGCGTAAGGGTATTCAGGGCTCTTTCAATCTCAATCTGAAGAGATTCCAGCATCAGGTCTTTATCCGGGCTTGGAGATTCTCCTGAACGCAGTACGTCATACAGGTTGGAATCTTCTCCTTCCACCAACGGAGCATCCATCGACAAATGCCTTCCGGAATTTTTCATGGATTCCTTGATGTCTTCCTCACTCATGTCCAGAACTTCAGCCAGCTCCTCCGGGGAAGGCGGTCTTTCATTTTCCTGTTCAAGGTGGGCATATGCTTTATTGATCTTGTTGATTGAACCGATTTTATTCAACGGTAATCTTACAATTCTGGACTGTTCTGCCAAAGCCTGTAAGATTGACTGACGGATCCACCACACGGCATAGGAAATGAATTTGAAACCTCTGGTTTCGTCATATCTTTTGGCCGCTTTCATCAACCCCAGGTTTCCTTCATTAATCAAGTCGGGCAGTGAAAGACCCTGGTTCTGGTACTGTTTGGATACGGAAACCACGAAACGAAGGTTGGCCTTGATCAGCTTCTCCAGTGCGGCTCTGTCGCCGGCACGGATCCTTTGTGCCAATTCCACCTCTTCGTCTGCGGTAATCAGTTCCACTTTACCGATCTCCTGCAGATACTTGTCTAATGAAGCAGTTTCCCTGTTGGTTACCTGCTTAGTAATTTTTAACTGTCTCATTTATTTTTCCTCAAAAAAGAGTTAGTATATATAATACGCCTGAGAAGATGAAAAGGTTACACCATTTTTGAAAATATTTGTTTTTTTATGGATACCGATGAAAAATATGTTGTAATTTGTGCCTTGACATGATCTATGCGCTACTGCAATAAAAAAAGGTGAAGCATTCACTCCACCTGATGATATCTTAATTCTGATTATCCTGTCCGTTTCCTAGAACAGATCATTCAGCCATTTTGCCAGTCTCAGTCCTCCGTACAGCAATTGTCTTTCCACGGTGTCGTTGAATTTATACTGATAGTCGAAAGACAGTTTTGAACCGTCAGGTGTCTGAGCATAAATTCTGTTGGCAATGGTATGGGAATCATACAGCCAGTCTTCCAGGGTACCGGACTGGATTTTTTTCACTTCATCATCAGACTTGATGTCCAGAAGCCTGGAGTATTCCGTATAGCTGTATTTTTGCGAATCTACCAGTTTGCCGTCCCATACGGAATGAAGGTTGGTCTTTTCCCCGAAATAGGTAACGTTGATCTTGTTTCCGCCCAAATCTTCTGCGCGTCCCACATGCAGAGGCTGGGCAAGGTCACCCATAATGTGGATCAGGAAAATAAGCGCAATTTTACGGTCCTTTTCAGAGGTCCTGCTGTCTTTAATCTGGCTGGACAGGGTATTGACCTGTGTATACAGGCTTGGTCCTGCCTGCATCTTAAGTTTCTGTTCAAACGTTTTGAAGTCGGTCTGCGGGTCAATGTTCACATAATGCCATGCTGATGCCTGCTTCCATGCTCCCGTGGTATCGGATTTAATGAAATCCGGCCAGTTGGCCCAATACGCCAGCCTTTCGCGGCCCATCATCTTTTTGATTTCCCTCCTGGCTTTCCCGGAAAGGTGGTTTTCTGCAATTTCTGCAATAATCCTGTGCCCTGTCAGTCCCCACGCATAGCTGTATAACGAAGAGGAGATGAATGCAAGCATCAGTAATTTAGAATACATACTTTTCATTGTTCAGTAACATTTTGAGATGCAAAGATACGCTTCACACCGGTACAATGTATTCTGTACAATCAATTTATTGCAATAATAATTCTTAATATGGGTTTTTATACGGGCATTATCACAGTGTTTAATTATTGGACGGTCTAAGGCGGCTACTCTGTAAGCTATATATAATGTTCTCATAATCATAGGTAATGATTATCAGGTTATGATTTATATTTTCCTTTTTTGGCCTGACTGTTTTAAGATTAATAAAAAATGATTAATTTTAGGATGATATACAGGAAAAGTGTTTTTCTGTAGAAAGAGAAATATTACCTTTATCAGCCAAATTATCACAGAAACTATGATGTATGAAAATTCTGTTGCAACCCTGCATTATAATCAGCTCCAGACTGATTTTAAGGCGGAGGCAGTAGCGGTAAATCTTTTGAAATACCACAGGGCTGTCAGCAATATATTTATAGAACGCCTCGGCATCAATGACCGTGCTTATCTCAAAGATATCAGAAGGATTACCAGCCAGTACCTGGGATTCGATGAAGAGGTGTACACAATAGAGACTTACCGCGAAGGCATTTATGACTACCTTCCGGAAGGGCTTTTCCATCCGCCTTCGCTGGGCGCCTCACGTAAGAATGTAGACCATATCGTGAGGGAGATCCGTAAACAGAAAAAAGTAGAGGAGGATGCCCGGAAATTTTTCCGGCCTTTTGAGCTTGAAATTTTCTTTACGGAAGTCAGTGCGCTGCTGAAGGAATTCGACTTTGATATTGCCAGCGATACCCATACGCTTCTGAATACAGTCAGTGAGCTCTGGCCCCTGCTCCGCATGCTGGACCGCCATCATGCTTCCATCTTCATCTACATTCTTCCATTCTTCCATCAGATCCGCGGTGACAAGGCCTGGTTCGAGCGCTGTATGAGCGCATTTTTAATGGTCCCTGTGGAAGTAACCTTTGCCCCGAATGTCATTGATAGGATAGAGCAGGAAGATGATTCCATGCTTCTGGGCAATTCAAGGCTGGGGGTAACGTATATTCCAAGCGGCAGACACATGGACGGAGAACGCAACTGGGTAGTGAATATCGGGCCTATTCCATACATGGAAATGAAAAATTATATAGAGGGGAGCCCGTTTCGAAATGTACTCAGGGCGTTGTATGATCATTTCCTTCCGGTAACGGTAGATGTAGAGGAAAACTTCATCACGGAAAAACAGGATTTTTCTTTCTCCCTGGAAGATGATGAAAGAAATGCCAGCCGCCTCGGATACTCTACATTCCTGTAAAATATTTTAGTATATTTACATTGACCAACATAATATAAATTTGAAAAATTAAACATGGAAATTTCTTCAGTAAAAGGAGTCTTTTTAAGGTATATTCTTATGCCGTTACTGGCGGTAATCATGATGACCGTTCTCGGGGTTATCCGAAGGAACAAACCGGCCATCAAGATCAAGGTGATCATCGTATATGTTTTATTATGCGGCCTATGCCTTGCCTTACCCGGATTTTTCGGTTTTGCAGGGAACCTTTTCAATCCTTACTGGTATCTTATCGCACAGATTATTTTCCTGATTTTCGGAATCATCCATGTGAACCTGATGGACCATTATTTTAAGAAACACATTGAATCCGTTTCCATGAGCATCCTGTTTGAATCCCTGCTTACTCTTACCTGTATGGTAATCGGAGGGTATCTGTTCACGTTGATTTTCAACTGGATGGGCAAGGGAACGGGTTATGCAGCCATGGCGGCAACCAGCATGCTGATCTTCCTGGTGCCGATGGTTTTTTATTACTGCTACATCCAGTTCATTACGATTCCGTTCGATATTTATAAAACATGGCGGTATTCCCCGGATCAGAAGCTTCCTGATTTTGAAGGCGCGGATTTCGATCGCCTGATGGTACTGAACGTAGAACTGAGCAAGAACCTTGAAGATGCCAACCGATTCAGGATAAAAGCCAAGACGCTTCCTACGGGGGTAACGTTCGGCGACTGGTTTTACCGTGTGGTAGATGATTACAACCATAAAAACCCGAATTCGATCATCCATCTTACCGACCAGCAGAAAGAACCGTACTACTGGATCTTTTACACCAAGAAATCGTTTTTCAGCTTCCGTAAATACATTGACTTCAACGAAGATATAACAGCCAACAGCATTTCTGAAAATGAAGTGGTGATCTGCAAGCGGGTGATCCAGCATGAAGAGGAGGGAGCCAGAAAATCATAATCACACAATTTAAAAGGATATACTATGATACAGCCAATAAAACATTTTGCAATCAACTGGGTAGACGGCATGAAGGTTTCCCAGCGGCACCTGAATGACCAGGATAATTTCCTGACGGATATGATCCGGGATTCCAATTCCTTAGAAATCACCACTTACAATTACGGTTTGCTGCCGATTTCCAATGAATTTACAGACCGTACGATCTTTGATGTCCACAATACGGCAACCAATGATGTACAGCTGGTCATCAAACGCTGCAGTGCCCTGACGCTGGCCGGATACCGGATTGAACTTACCGACAGGAGAGTGAGTGTAAAGTCCCTGGCCCGGTCTATGAACGAAGAACAGGCAGACGGAGACTATTATATCCTGATTTCTGTCAATCCTTTTGATAAAGTCCCATTCGGTGATATCGACCCGGAAGAAATTCCGCCGCGCCACCCGAATGCACAACCGAATTACCATATTGAACTGCTTCCGGTAACTTCCCTGAACAGCAGCTTCTCGGGAGGAAATTACCTGATCATCGGTAAGGTAGACCTGAAAGGCAATATCGCCCAGGTAGATTCATCGTTTATCCCGCCATGTACCTCCATTCAGAGCCATCCGGCTTTGCTGGACTATTATAACGGCTTTGCCAAATCCATCGGTAACCTGCAGCAATATGCATTCAAGATCATCCAGAAAGCTTCCCATAAAAACCAGAATACAGCTTTAGCCCAGAATGTGAAGTTTTTATGTACCACGATGGTGAATACGTTCGGGGATATGTATTTCCAGTTCAGGAATATCATTCCGTGGCAGCCGCCTGTATTTCTGATTGAAAGCTTTGCCAAACTGGCCCTTCATCTGTACAATTCCACGCAAGTACTGGTTCCTGCAGAACTGGAAGAAATGCTGAATTACAGCCTTGAATGGAGCGAGATTGCACCGCATACGCTGCTCAACCAGCTATCCATTGTAGCGGAAACAAATTATGACCACCACAACTGCGGAGAACCGCTGATCTACATCCAGCAGATGCTGCGAAGCCTGGAAACGATTTTTTCCAAGTTAAGCGAACTGGATTACATCGGACAGAGAAAAGAAAATATCATCGTCAACGAACAGGAAGTTTCATCCAACAACAACCCGAAAAGAGGGTGGAGTGTGCTGGATTAAGCTTTGTGTCTATATCATCCTCCCGGTCTTGTGGCCGGGATTTTTTTTGTCCTGTGGAAAGGGAGTTCTACCGGATGAGGCTATTTCCTGACCAGGATTTTTTCAGTGGCTTTTTTGCTGAGGATTTCTTTTTTTCCTTCAATTTCTATAGTCATGGATTTATCAAAGTTCTCAATTTTGATGACCCTTATTTTGGTATCCAACAGAAGGTTGCGTTCATTGAGATAACTCAGGAAGGCATCGTCGGAAAGGGTAACAGAAGTGAAAACTACGGTCTCGCCGGTTTCACAGCTGCTGAGTTTCTGCAGGTCCTGGGCAATGATGTTACCGTCTTTATCGGGAATGGGCTCACCGTGCGGATCAAATTTAGGATAGTTAAGGATCTCATCCATTTTGTCAAAGAAAACCTGTGAATGGACATGTTCAAGCTGTTCGGCAATTTCATGGACATTTTCCCATCCGAAATTCATATTCTTTACGAGAAACATTTCCGTAAGGCGGTGCTTACGGACGACCAGCGCAGCTTCGCGCCGGCCTTTTTCCGTGACCAGGAGCGGTTTGTACGTTTCATAGACTACCCAGCCTTTATCAGCGAATTTCTTCATCATATTGTTGACACTCGGCATCTTTACATTGAGGAACTTGCTGAGCTCATTGATGGTCACTTTACCTTCTGGGTCAACAACATGAAACAGGGCTTTCAGGTAATTTTCTTCGGTTAAGGTTATTTTCGGCATGTTAGACAGTTTTCCTTACAAATCTAACAAAATAATAATTCAAACGCGGCCTTGCTATTTTAAGTTTTTTTAATTTTGTACCATGAAATTTTCATTTAAAAACGATTATTCCGAAGGCTGCCACCCGAATATCCTGCGGGCACTTTTAGAACATAATGAGGATCAGCAGGCGGGTTACGGAGAGGATCAATATTCCATGCAGGCTAAAGAGCTGATCAGAGCGCGCATGAACAGCCACACTTCAGATATTTATTTTATTTCAGGAGGGACGCAGGCCAACCTGATTGTTATTTCTTCCGTCCTACGGCCTTATCAGTGTGCAATTTCAGCTGCTACCGGGCATATTCTCAATAATGAAACGGGAGCCATTGAGGCTACCGGACATAAAGTTTTAAGCATTGAAACCAGCGATGGGAAACTGAAACCATCCGACATCGCTCCTGTTTTAGAATCGCACCGCAATGTACCGCACCAGGTAATGCCTAAACTCGTGTATATTTCCAATTCTACCGAACTCGGGACGGTGTACGACAGGGGAGAACTGGAAGCTTTATCAGCGTTCTGTACACTGCATGATCTGTACCTGTTCATGGACGGTGCCAGGCTGGGGCATGGGCTTACCGCTGAAACCAGTGATCTTACGCTGGAAGATGTGGCCCGGCTGACCGATGTTTTTTATATGGGCGGAACCAAAAACGGCGCATTGATAGGAGAGGCAGTGATCATCAACAATCCTTTGCTGCAACAGGATTTTGCGTTCAATATCAAGCAGAAAGGCGCATTGCTGGCTAAAGGCAGGCTGCTGGGAATCCAGTTTCTGGAACTGATGAAAGAAGATTTGTATTTTGACCTGGCGAGACATGCCAACGGACAGGCGATGAAGATTAAAAATTTCCTGAAGGAGCGGGGAGTACAGTTTCTGTCCGATACCTATACCAACCAGATTTTTCCTGTTCTCAGCAATACCCTTATTGAACGTTTATCCGAAAGCTTTGAGTTTTACATATGGAAAAAGATAGATGACCAGTCTTCTGCCATACGCCTGATCACTTCCTGGAATACCGGCGATGAATCGGTAAGCCGTTTTATACAGGTAATAGAACAGGCAATGCCTGAAATATAAAAACAGCCGGTAGGGCTGTTTAAACAGGGTAAAATTCCCCTGAAAATTTTTCTGCAATGCATAGGTTGTGATGATTCAATATATTGAAAATCAGCCTATTATTTTGTTTTTTAATCCTTTTTAGCCTTATTTGGGTTTCAGACCCGAAGAAAGTAGGGGAGTCAAAAAAATTTCAGGGGGATTCTGATATGTTCTCCGGCTGATTTATTTCAATGCCCTGGCCACAAGAGCACAGTCGGCAGCCTGTAATGTCTGGCCGTCTTTATAACTGATTTTCTTATCGCTTGAATATTTCATCTGCCCGTTTTCAGTCTTATGTTCGCCTATACCTTCGGTAAGCGTATTCCCTTTCTGTAGAAAATAAATATCGCTCTTGCTCTTGGTTCCCTCCGATGCAAATTCGTAAGTCAGTTTCAGTGTATCGCCGGACTTGAATCCTGTGATATCCCCTTTGGAACTGTCCTTTTCAGCATTTTTATACCGTAATTTCCCGGTAATGGTTCCCAGATTGTCATCAATGCTTGCAAAAACAGTATCTTTTCCCATTACTCCCATATAGCAGAATGTTTTCGGGCCTAATGTGTCTACCACAGGCTCCTCCGTCATGGCTGTTGAATCCGGCTTTTCTTCCGGGACCGGAGCTTCCGCCTTTTTGTTACAGCTGAATGCAACAACCGCTATTGCACCCATTAAAACCAATGTTCTCATATCTTATCTTATTTTCAATTGTACTGCTAAAATAATCATCCTGAACATTATAACCATCAATATAAATGAAAAATAACATATTTTCCATAATATTATGCTAAATAATAGAGAGATCTGCTTACAATTTCCACATGAAGAACAGGATATTCATACATAAAAATATGATGGTCATCGTATGGATCATATCTTCAGGCAACCTCTGAAACCTCTGGCTGCATAATAGGAATCGGCGCCATTATGATAGGTGAAGACCATGTCATAACGGAAATCACAAAATAAGGCTCCGCCCAGGTTCCGTACGGAATCAGGGGTTTTGATCCAGCTGGATGTTTTGCGGTCGAATTTTCCCAGCAGCTGAAGCTCACGGTATTGCTGTTCACTGAGGATTTCAACGCCCATTACTGAAGCCATGTCTACAGCGTTACCAAACGGTTTATTGGCTTTTCTGGATTCCCATGCCTGATGGTCGTAGCATAAACTTCGCCGCATCGGACTTTCCGGCGAACAGTCGATAAACAGATAAGTATGCGAATCCTGATCACATCGGATCACATCAGGCTCGCCGCCGGAGATTTCCATCTGATCCAGGGACCAGAGCTTTTCGGGATGCTGTTGAAGTTTTACAAGGATCTGCTGCCAGTCAAGATCTTTATGACGGTGCATATTGCTTGTAAAACGCTCCGAAAGGATTTCAATCAGCTCAAAAGTCCTTTCTGCAGATAGGTTATTTTTATGCATAATATATTATAATGGTTATTACGGGATAAATATAATAGAAGTTGATAGCCTGTACAAGACTTCTACACCATAATTATAAAAAGTCCTATAATTTATATTATGTTAAATTGTATATATTTCAAGATTATAGAAATCTGATTTTCGCTATCCTAATTAATTTGCTTTATGAATAAGTTCTGTATGTAAAAAGCTGCTGTTACCAAACGAACTCTATACTTGTTGATATTATCTGAGCCGATTTATCATTGAGAACTTTTATTCTGTTCTTTCATTAAGGAATTAATGATACATGATCATTCTTACTTGCTGCAATGCAGCATTTATTTTTGTATCTGAAGTATTCTGAAGAATTATTATTGTTTTGTCATTGTCCAGATGCCTTTCTATAAAAGTCGAATATCCTGGCCAACCTCCGGAATGATAGACAATTTTGCCATATTTTTTTGAATTTCCTATGAACCAGCCAAATCCGTATTGTGTTTCTTCTCCGTTTTTTGTCTTCACAGAATTGAATATAAGCTCTTTATCCCTTGAGTTAATCAGCTTGTCAGTATACAGTGCTCTGTCCCATTTTAACAAATCCTCCGTGGTAGAATTCACTGTTCCGTCACCCACAATTCCATCCAGATAATAGGTGTAAAACTCTTTCCCCAGACTGTCCGGAAGTATTTTATGACCTGAACTGTCAGTGATATACCCAAGAGCATAATTCTTTATTTCTTTTGTTTCAAATCTCCTTCTGTACACAAACGTATTTTCCATTTTTAACGGTTTAAAAATGCTTTCCTTCAAAAACTGTCCAAATGTTTTTCCTGACACTTTTTCTATGATCAGTGCCAGTACAGTATATCCTGTATCACTATATTCATATTTTTCGCCTGGTTGAAAGACAGGTTTGGGTTGGTATTGTACTAACAGATTGACAATATCCTGATTCGTGGCAATTTTTGTTTTATCCCATTTTTCTTCAAAAATCTTGATATAGTCAGGAAGCCCGTTGGTATGATTAAGCAGGTTTCTTATACTGATATTTCCATAAAAGCTTAATTCAGGAATATACTTCGAAATGTTATCGTCATATTTCAATTTTCCCTGTTTTTCCAACAGAACAATTCCCATAGCAGTAAATTGTTTAGAAATTGATGCTAACTCAAAAACAGTATTATTATCGAGTTTTTGTCCGGTCTCTTCATTCGCTAAACCATAATTTTTCTCGAATGTGATTTTTCCCTGATCTGCAATCAATACATTCCCGTTAAACATTTTTTTTACATACAAAGATGTAAATACGCTATCAATGCGTTGGCTCTGAGTTTTTTGCCCAAAAGAAATGTTTGAAATTGATACGATCAAGATGAGTGAAAATATTTTTCCCATACTCCCGCTTTTTAAATTACCTATCAGGGAAAACAGATTGGCGAGGGTAATGGATCTGAATAAAAACCGATTCAGACCGACACTGAGCCCATGTGTTTTCGCTGGGCTAACTTACAAAAATAAAGTGAATCCGGCATGCTCTAACAGATCAGCAGCCAGAGCATTTGAAGTTACCACTACTCTTCTATACGCCGCTTATTTATACCGCTTAATGTATGTATTCTACTGTCTTGCCTGTTATAATCAATTATATATTAATTCAATAGGATTATTGTCATGTATTTTACTTGCTTTTATTTTATCGTCCATATTTTTTAAAAATCCCTGCTTTTCTTCCTCAGTCTTAAAGATGATATCTCCTGTAAAAGCCTTTTTCTTAAATCTTTCCAAAGGGCTTTCCTGTGATATTTTTTCATATTCAGCCAGCGTCACACTTTTCGCCACTTTGTACGTAGGATCATTCAAAACAAGGTAATCGGATTTATTTTTCTGTATGGATACGATACTGAATGTATGGGTATTTGTATCATCAGATACTTCAAGAATAAGTCCGGGTAATCCGTGGAATTTATAAGGCCCGTCCGAAATAGGAAGTTCAGCAGTAAACCAGGCAGCCCATTGTCTTCCGCCAAATGTTGTCGTTGCTTTCCGGACGGTATACCCCATCAGGTTCCTTTTTTCATTGGATATCTTCCAGTTTAATTTTCTCTGTTCTTTAACTTTTACCACAGCATCCGGCGTGTGGTTGGGACTGTAAAAATATATCGGACCATCAGCAGATTTTTCTACTACATACCTGACTTTCATGGAAGGATCGGGAAATGCCATCACTCCCCTTTCTGCCTGTACCCTCATGGTTGAATCGGAAATGATATGCTTAAGGCCGGTAAATACAGAATGTTTTTCTTTTTCATTAAAATCTAAGACCACGAGTTCGTCGGAAACCGTATTTTTCTCCAAAGTATCCGCAACGAATTTATAGTTATAGGTAAATCTGAAATCCTGCGAAAAATACAGGAATGGCAAAAACAGACAGAAAAGAAGTATATATTTCATACGCTGACCAATAGATTAAAAGACCACTTATTTTAGCATTTTTTCAGATGAGTTCCAGCACCAATACAGAACAGGTCCTTATCATTACCATAGATCGCTGTACTGCATCCCATATAATTACAACAGCACCAATGATCCGATTCTTCCAAACATTTTTCTGCCTGTATATCTTTCATCCCGTTTCTTGAGATTCTCTTTAGGTATTTCATGGATATAGTTTTAGGATTAAGCGGTAAATATACAATTAATATGTCACTTGTAAGAGATTTTAAATTATAAACTCAGCTTTGATGATAATATTCCCCCTATTGAACAAAAGTGTATTATAAAAATACAGGGATATGAAACAAAAAAAAGAGACCCGAATGTACGGATCTCTCTATATATACAGCAGTATCAGTTATAAAGCTTTGCTGTTCAGATTGGTGTCGGCCACCTTTGTCAGGAGCTCATCACATTTCTTTTCTTCTTTCAGTGTCTGGAGAAGGTGCTGAAGGCACTCCTCTTCTTTCAGGACTTTGGCAAAAGCAGAAATGGTTCCGTAGGTAGCAATCTCATAATGCTCCACTTTCTGTGCAGCGGCAATGATTCCTGCATCCCTTACTGCTCCCGGCTCTGTTTCTTCGATGATGCTTTTCCCTTCATCCAGGATCCCCTGCATAGCATCGCATTTCTTGGCCTGTGCTTTTTTTTCCAATGCTTCAAAGCAGGCTTCCAGACGCTCTACATGGGTTTCTGTTTCTGCAAGGTGATCTTCGATCGCTTTTTTAAGCTTTTCATTGGTGGCATTTTTCATCATGTTCGGCAATGCTTTTACCAGTGCCTTTTCTGCCCAATAAATATCTTTTAATGAATCTTCGAAAAGATCTTTAAGTTCTTTGGCAGCATCTTTTTTGGCAGGTGTTTTCGCACTTGTTTTAGATGCTGTTGTTTTAGACGATGTTGTCTTTGATGCGGTTTTCGCAGGTGCTTTTTTAGCTGATGATTTCGTTTCCATAATACTATTTGGTGATTAATTGTGATTGCTGGTTATGATACAATTATAAGACCATTGTAAAGTAAAATATTCTTATTTAAGGAGATGTGGTATGTAATTTTTTTTTATTTGACTGCTGTCTGCTCTGATTGCTCTTATTTTATCGGTCAGAATATAGGTAATACAATAATAATTGCTATGACATGCGGCAACTCATAAACCTGCCTGAATTTTCCGGATACCTTTAGCTTACCATAACAAAGATCACAACTTATGCATACCCGTAAAAAACTTAATCTGACCCTGAAAATATGGCGCCAGAAAAACAGGAATACGAAAGGCCGTTTTGAAACCTACAGTCTTTCTGATGTCTCTACCGAATCTTCTTTCCTGGAAATGCTCGATGTCCTCAATGAACAGCTGATCAACGATGATAAGGAACCGATTGCCTTTGATCATGACTGCCGCGAAGGGATCTGCGGCATGTGCTCCCTGTATATTAATGGAAGAGCGCATGGTCCCGACCGGGGAATTGCTACCTGTCAGCTCCATATGCGCCGGTTTTCAGATGGAGAAACCATTGTGGTCGAACCCTGGCGCAGCGTTGCGTTCCCGGTCATTAAAGACCTGATCACAGACCGGAGTGCGTTTGACAGGATCATGGCATCCGGAGGCTTTATTTCCGTCAATACTTCCGGAAGTACGCTGGATGCGAATGCCATACTCGTTGATAAAGATGACGCCGACAAATCTATGGATGCCGCCGCATGCATCAGTTGCGGTGCGTGTGTGGCCTGCTGTCCCAACGGAGCCGCGATGCTGTTCGTAGGCGCTAAAGTTTCTCATTTTGCTCTTCTCCCGCAGGGTAAGGTAGAAGCGCAAAGGCGTGTCCTGAATATGGTAAAGGCAATGGATGAGGAAGGTTTCGGGAACTGCTCCGTTATCGGTGCGTGTGAAGTGGAATGCCCGAAGAGCATTTCCCTGGACAATATAGCCCGGCTGAACAGGGAATATATGAAAGCCTGGGTTAATAAGGGATAATATTTGACGCTTTATTTTTCGAGCCGGGCCCACGTCGGTGCATGGTCGCTTGTCTTTTCCCATCCGCGTACATATCGGTCTACGCCACCGGATTGTAGTGCAGATTTCAGATAAGGACTCAGTAAGATATGGTCCAGGCGCATTCCGGCATCCCGGTCATACGATCGGTACATATAATCCCAGAAAGTATAGATTTTTTCTTCCGGGAACAGGTTCCTGATAGAATCAAGCCATCCTTTTTTGAGCAGGCCCTGATAGGCTTTTCTCACTTCCGTCCTGTACAGGGCGTCATTTTCCCAGCGCTCAGGTTTATGGACGTCAATGGGTTCTGGAATGATATTGAAATCGCCTATAATAATGGCGGGGAGATCCATCTTTATCAGTTCATCGGTTCTTTTTTTCAGTCGCTTCAGCCAGGACAGCTTATACTCGAATTTGGGTCCGGGATAGGGATTTCCATTAGGCAGGTAAAGACAGCAGATGACCATCTGGTCTATAATGGCTTCCAGGTAACGGCTCTGTTCATCATC is part of the Chryseobacterium camelliae genome and encodes:
- a CDS encoding succinate dehydrogenase/fumarate reductase iron-sulfur subunit, whose protein sequence is MHTRKKLNLTLKIWRQKNRNTKGRFETYSLSDVSTESSFLEMLDVLNEQLINDDKEPIAFDHDCREGICGMCSLYINGRAHGPDRGIATCQLHMRRFSDGETIVVEPWRSVAFPVIKDLITDRSAFDRIMASGGFISVNTSGSTLDANAILVDKDDADKSMDAAACISCGACVACCPNGAAMLFVGAKVSHFALLPQGKVEAQRRVLNMVKAMDEEGFGNCSVIGACEVECPKSISLDNIARLNREYMKAWVNKG
- the xth gene encoding exodeoxyribonuclease III, whose amino-acid sequence is MKIATYNVNGINARLPVLLRWLEESRPDVVCLQELKAPQDRFPEKEINAAGYHAIWKGQKSWNGVAILTKGLDITKVQDTLPGDPDDEQSRYLEAIIDQMVICCLYLPNGNPYPGPKFEYKLSWLKRLKKRTDELIKMDLPAIIIGDFNIIPEPIDVHKPERWENDALYRTEVRKAYQGLLKKGWLDSIRNLFPEEKIYTFWDYMYRSYDRDAGMRLDHILLSPYLKSALQSGGVDRYVRGWEKTSDHAPTWARLEK
- a CDS encoding serine hydrolase domain-containing protein, producing the protein MFNGNVLIADQGKITFEKNYGLANEETGQKLDNNTVFELASISKQFTAMGIVLLEKQGKLKYDDNISKYIPELSFYGNISIRNLLNHTNGLPDYIKIFEEKWDKTKIATNQDIVNLLVQYQPKPVFQPGEKYEYSDTGYTVLALIIEKVSGKTFGQFLKESIFKPLKMENTFVYRRRFETKEIKNYALGYITDSSGHKILPDSLGKEFYTYYLDGIVGDGTVNSTTEDLLKWDRALYTDKLINSRDKELIFNSVKTKNGEETQYGFGWFIGNSKKYGKIVYHSGGWPGYSTFIERHLDNDKTIIILQNTSDTKINAALQQVRMIMYH
- a CDS encoding ferritin-like domain-containing protein; translated protein: METKSSAKKAPAKTASKTTSSKTTASKTSAKTPAKKDAAKELKDLFEDSLKDIYWAEKALVKALPNMMKNATNEKLKKAIEDHLAETETHVERLEACFEALEKKAQAKKCDAMQGILDEGKSIIEETEPGAVRDAGIIAAAQKVEHYEIATYGTISAFAKVLKEEECLQHLLQTLKEEKKCDELLTKVADTNLNSKAL
- a CDS encoding GLPGLI family protein; this encodes MKYILLFCLFLPFLYFSQDFRFTYNYKFVADTLEKNTVSDELVVLDFNEKEKHSVFTGLKHIISDSTMRVQAERGVMAFPDPSMKVRYVVEKSADGPIYFYSPNHTPDAVVKVKEQRKLNWKISNEKRNLMGYTVRKATTTFGGRQWAAWFTAELPISDGPYKFHGLPGLILEVSDDTNTHTFSIVSIQKNKSDYLVLNDPTYKVAKSVTLAEYEKISQESPLERFKKKAFTGDIIFKTEEEKQGFLKNMDDKIKASKIHDNNPIELIYN